The region GAACGATTGCAACAAAAGGGGGTCGTTAAACCATGACCGTAGGGGGAGATTTTATTCCAGGTGATCCAGCGTTCGACGAAAGTCCAGATTATCCAGTGGTCTTTGGTCTACGCCTAACACCAACGGTTACTGGGATTCTTCTGGCGTTGCTGGGCTTGGCAGGTGCGGGGGCGCTGTTGTATTACCTGGTTTTGCCAGAGTGGGATACTTATCAGCAACTCAAAACAAAAGTTGAGCAAACAGAGTTAGAAATCCAGCAGCAGCAGGCGATCGCCCAAAAGATTGAGGCTGCCCGCAAAGATCTGGAGCTAGCCAAACAGCAACGAGCCGATGTGCAGACTTTGTTTGCCAATGAGTCAGCCCTGGATACCCTCCTGTTGGATCTAAACCGCCAGGTCGATGCTCGCAATGCAGATCTGGCTCGTCGTCGTGAACAAAAGCTGGCAGCTTGTCCCGCGATCGTTCAGCAAAATGTTGAAAAATTTGAGCAGCAGTTTGGTTCCCTGGCTACTCGAGCTGAACTCAAAACCTTTAAGCCTACCGAGCCAAAATCTTCGCCGGGTGCTGTCAACCCTGAAATTATCACAGATAGCTCCTACGGACCTCAGGTGAACGGTAAGCTAAAGCGTAAAACGGTAACGGTCGCATTGGTGGGCAACTATGAACAAACGGCAGCCATTTTGCAAAGCATTGAGCGACTCCAACCCTTGCTAGTCATCAGAAACCTGACTTCTGAAACCGATGCGAGAGCCAAGAACTTTATTCCATTACCTGGTACACCAGGATGTATACCAGATACCAGCATTACCACTGAGTTTCAATTAGATGCGTTGCTGCCGCTAAGTCCAGCAGATAAGGCTCAGGTGAGTCCGACCCAACCTGCTCAGCCGAAATAGTTCTTAAAAGATTACACGCCTAGTCAATGATGTGAGGAGGGAACCGTGAAACCGGCTCAGAGACTATTTGGAATTGGAATAAGTGGATTGATTAGTGGTGCTGCCCTATTGATGGCAACCCAGCCTGTGATAGCTGCCGCCAAGTTGACTGGAGTGCAGGTTACTCCGACTGCGACGGGGGTCAAAATAGTGTTACAGACTAAGGGGGGCGATCGCCCACAAGTGTTCTCTGTCAACCGAGGCAATACCTGGACAGCCGATCTCGTCAATACCCAACTCCAGCTTTCGAGCGGCACCTTTCAAAAAGCAAATCCTGCAGCGGGTATTTCTCTCATCACGGTTGCTCCCATCGATAAAAACAGTGTGCGGGTCACTGTTGTCGGGCAAGGCAGTTCCCCTACTGGGCAAGTCACTCGTTCCAACGACGGCAACTTAACCTTTAACCTGACTCAGGCTCGTGTCAGTGCCACCCGGTCAGATCCCAAACAAGCGACGGCTGTCAAGCCTGCTAAGTTCGGCAGGGCGACTCAGCAAGGGACGGTTCAGAGTCAGCAACCAGCACCTATTTTGCCAGCTTTGCCAAATGCGATCGCTCAAGCCCCACCTTCTAGCCCAATTCCCGCAACAACGGCTCAGGCAACCCCAGCTCCCAGTCCCGCTCCTGCCAGTCCACTCCCCCCCTTCCAGGGTTCAACGCCCCTCGTTCCCAATCCGCAAATCCGGGTTGAAGGAAACACCTTCACTCCTCCCGCGCCTATTCCCCCGAATGCACCACTACCTCTGCCCAGAGCAGTTGCGCCTCCAATTGGAGATATTGCCGTTGGGCAAATTGACGCCTCTCCCAGTTTTATTGACCTAGGTACAGCCGAGCGGGTTCCCCGTCTGGTGCTAAGAGATGCCTCTTCGCGAGAAGTATTGTCATTGCTGGCCCGATCAGCCGGATTAAATATTGTGTTCACAGCTGATCAAGCTGGTCAGCCTGGACAACCCGGTCAGCCTCAGCAACCTGGACAACAGGGGCAGGCAGCCGATGGACCCAAAGTTACCCTCGATATTGTCAACGAGCCAGTTCAAAACGTCTTTAACTATGTATTACAAGTTACCGGACTGGAAGCAAGCCGCCGAGGCAACACGATCTTCGTCGGTCCCAAGTTACCGAACTCAGCTCGAAATGTTGTGATTCGGAGTTTGCGGCTGAATCAAATTCCTGTTGCCAGCGCGCTCAATTTCCTGGTTGGATTGGGAGCAGAAAGTGCGATTAGCCGAGAGCGGCTTGTGACCAGTGTGAATGCGGTGCCTGTAACTCAGCTTCAAGGTGCGGCTCAGACTGCAATTACTCAAACTCAAACCACAACTGAACAGCGTGTTGAAGTTCAGCGCGTCAACTTTACTGACTCTACTCCATTCCTGCGAGGATTGCAGGTCTCGGGAGATGAGCGAACCAACACCGTTACGTTGATTGGGGAAGCTCGCAAGGTAGAGGTTGCAATTGGTCAACTCTCTCAACTGGATGTTCGCCGTCGTCAAGTGGCGGTAAATGTGCGTGTGATTGATATTGACTTGCTGGCGCTAGAGCGGATTGGCACCAGTTTTTCCTTTGGGATTAACGATACGCAAGTTTCCAATGATGGTGGCATCGGCTTCATCAACTTTGGCAGACGCACTCCGGGCACTACGGGGATTTCAGCCGATTTGACTGGCTCCACAATTGGGACCGCAACTGGCATTGTGAATGGTTTTAATAACCGTGGCTTTGTCAGAGATTTCTTCTTGCAATTGCAGGCGGCTGTCACCAATGGCTCTGCCAAAATTCTTACCGACCCAACACTGGTAGTTCAGGAAGGACAAACCTCTGAAGTTCGGTTGACTCAGGAGGTCATTACTAACTTTACTCAAAACATTACAGGGGGGACTGGCAATACTCCAGCCACGGTTAGTATTACCGTCCAAAAAGCATCTGCAGGGCTGATTCTCCCAGTCCAGGTTGATCGGATTGATGATAATGGGTTTATTTCGCTCTCGATCGCGCCATCAATTGCTCGTCCAGACCAGCAGGTGGCCATTCAGCTTCCCGGAACAGGAGTCATTGCCAACAACTTCATCACGCTATTGTCTGAACGACGGGTGCAGTCGGGGCAGTTTCGCCTGAGAGACGGACAAACCCTGGTGCTGGCGGGGATCATTGAAGATGAAGACCGCACGACTGTAACCAAGGTACCGATTCTGGGTGATATCCCCATTCTGGGCGCGCTCTTCCGCCGCACAGATAATCAAAATCGCCGTCGGGAAGTGGTTGTATTAGTCACTCCCAGAATTCTGGATGATAGCGATCGCAGCGCCTTTGGTTATAGCTTTACGCCTGGAGTAGAAACCCAAAGAGTTTTGCAGCAGCAAAATCGCCGCTAGTTTTGTCAAACGCTTGTAACTTCACGGTCCCGAAGCCCGATAGTCGTTTATCGGGTTTTTTTAGTTTTATAGGAATGAGTTTTCCGCTTACGATTCTAACCAGCGCCAGTTAGGTCGATTCCATTCGTAAATGCCTTGAATTTCGTATTCCATTCCACTGTCAAACCGAACAATGCAACTGGCATGGCGGCGCAACCCATCGGACTCCTTGTTGGAGGCATCATGAATGCCAATGACTGTACAAGGAAACCACTCACGGGGGCAGGCTCCATTGTCCTGAACCCACTCCCACAACCCATTGGTAATTTCAATGCGATCGCCCACTTTTAACTGGATCACCTCCCCTTCACTCAGATGATCATATTCAGTCAGATGGCTGGCTTTAACTTGCTCTAACCATTGCATCCCCAAGCGATCGCGAATAAACTGCACACTGCCAGAGTCTTGCCCATGGAGCCAATCATTCAGTAAGGTTGTTTTCCAGGAGAGATTTTGTTGCTCCTGACTCTGGATGAACTCTAGTAACGCCCGGCGCTCCTCTATAGTTAATGCTGCTAATGGGTTAAGCTGGCGATCACGATCAATTCCCAACGCTCTTAACACAATCTCTTTTTGCTGGCTATTCAGCGGTGTATTAGCCTGTTCGCACTGGTTAAAGGCAACTTGGAGAGCCGCTTCAATTTCGTCCGGCGTCATATTCAGGATAAGCTGAAAGGCATGGATTTCTTTCTATTGATTAAGTGTGCCATTTATGATGCTGCGTTCAATTGCTGTTTTTATCCTTACAGGGCTGCTTTGGATATTTTTCAATGGATACGCCCCATCCGCTCAGGCTTTAACTCAAATCAAGTTATTTGATCTTTCATACCATGAATGTCCCCCTGAATTAGCACAGGGAGCCGTCACCAGCGGGGGAACTTCGATGGCAGCAAACTGCTTTATTGTGACCGGCAAAGCAGAGAACCCTACCGGGAAACCTGTAATCAATGCCGACATTTTTGGGCGGATTTATGATGCCAACAACGATTCCGTCATGCAAAACCGAACACGCCTAGGATCTATCGAAGAGGTGCCACCCGGTATTAGCGATTTTGAACTCCGGATCAGCGTGCCAGCCAGCCAGCCAACCCCACTCAAGCTAGAACAATTTAAGGCGGCAGGCTTTACCGGTAAAGTTCGACGGTAGTCTCTAACCTTGGCTTGAGTGTTTAATTCAACAAAAGCCTCGTGAATGCTCACAATCACGAGGCTTTGCTTCTAATTTCAATCCGTATTACATCATCGCCACTGCAATTGTTCTAGCAGCGGCAGTAGCAGCTTGTTGAACCAGTTGCAACAGCAAAATGGCTAGGATTGGCGAAAAATCAAGACCACCAAGGGGAGGGATGATGTTGCGGAATACGTTGAGATAAGGATCTATAAGCTGACTCAAGATTGAGAAGGGTGGATCAAACCAATTGATATTAGGAAACCAGCTCAGCAGAATGCGGATAAAAATCAGCACAGTATAGATACTGATAAAGGTTGTAAGCGTTGTGACTAGTAAAGGAATCAAAGAGTTCATAACGGCTCAATCCTATCAGAGCTGAAGCAGCTAAACATTAGACCTAGTCTAACGAATGATTGCAAGTTGGGAACATTGTGGTTTAGTCTACCATTTCCGGCTGGAGCAATCTATCTGTCATCGTCTATCAGTTTGGGCGATGCGGATCAGGCGCGATCGCCTGCTCACCAGCATTCTCACGAGGATCACCATTCACACCGCCAAGTTGTTGTCGTACATCGTCGATCGCGTCGTTAAGTTGAGCAATTTTATCTTCCAGGCTGCGACGGGCGGCTTCTATGTCAACTCCCTCCCGTCCTGCCTGAAATAATCGCTTTTTCTTCGTTGGCTTACCTTCCAGAGAGTTAGTACCATTTGTTTCACTAGATTCGGCAGCAGGATTAAGCTGTCGGGCAGTCAATAATGCACCCACAATACCACCTACAACACCACCGATCAGTGTGCCTAATAGGAACCCGCTGGAAAACCCATCTCGTTGACTCATTACTCACCAAATCTTAAGTTGCATGAGTGAAGTAAGTAGCTGTCTTCA is a window of Leptolyngbyaceae cyanobacterium JSC-12 DNA encoding:
- a CDS encoding putative integral membrane protein (IMG reference gene:2510095590~PFAM: YGGT family), translating into MNSLIPLLVTTLTTFISIYTVLIFIRILLSWFPNINWFDPPFSILSQLIDPYLNVFRNIIPPLGGLDFSPILAILLLQLVQQAATAAARTIAVAMM
- a CDS encoding hypothetical protein (IMG reference gene:2510095589) — its product is MMLRSIAVFILTGLLWIFFNGYAPSAQALTQIKLFDLSYHECPPELAQGAVTSGGTSMAANCFIVTGKAENPTGKPVINADIFGRIYDANNDSVMQNRTRLGSIEEVPPGISDFELRISVPASQPTPLKLEQFKAAGFTGKVRR
- a CDS encoding hypothetical protein (IMG reference gene:2510095586), which encodes MTVGGDFIPGDPAFDESPDYPVVFGLRLTPTVTGILLALLGLAGAGALLYYLVLPEWDTYQQLKTKVEQTELEIQQQQAIAQKIEAARKDLELAKQQRADVQTLFANESALDTLLLDLNRQVDARNADLARRREQKLAACPAIVQQNVEKFEQQFGSLATRAELKTFKPTEPKSSPGAVNPEIITDSSYGPQVNGKLKRKTVTVALVGNYEQTAAILQSIERLQPLLVIRNLTSETDARAKNFIPLPGTPGCIPDTSITTEFQLDALLPLSPADKAQVSPTQPAQPK
- a CDS encoding hypothetical protein (IMG reference gene:2510095588), giving the protein MTPDEIEAALQVAFNQCEQANTPLNSQQKEIVLRALGIDRDRQLNPLAALTIEERRALLEFIQSQEQQNLSWKTTLLNDWLHGQDSGSVQFIRDRLGMQWLEQVKASHLTEYDHLSEGEVIQLKVGDRIEITNGLWEWVQDNGACPREWFPCTVIGIHDASNKESDGLRRHASCIVRFDSGMEYEIQGIYEWNRPNWRWLES
- a CDS encoding type II secretory pathway, component HofQ (IMG reference gene:2510095587~PFAM: Secretin and TonB N terminus short domain; Bacterial type II/III secretion system short domain; Localisation of periplasmic protein complexes; Bacterial type II and III secretion system protein), whose amino-acid sequence is MKPAQRLFGIGISGLISGAALLMATQPVIAAAKLTGVQVTPTATGVKIVLQTKGGDRPQVFSVNRGNTWTADLVNTQLQLSSGTFQKANPAAGISLITVAPIDKNSVRVTVVGQGSSPTGQVTRSNDGNLTFNLTQARVSATRSDPKQATAVKPAKFGRATQQGTVQSQQPAPILPALPNAIAQAPPSSPIPATTAQATPAPSPAPASPLPPFQGSTPLVPNPQIRVEGNTFTPPAPIPPNAPLPLPRAVAPPIGDIAVGQIDASPSFIDLGTAERVPRLVLRDASSREVLSLLARSAGLNIVFTADQAGQPGQPGQPQQPGQQGQAADGPKVTLDIVNEPVQNVFNYVLQVTGLEASRRGNTIFVGPKLPNSARNVVIRSLRLNQIPVASALNFLVGLGAESAISRERLVTSVNAVPVTQLQGAAQTAITQTQTTTEQRVEVQRVNFTDSTPFLRGLQVSGDERTNTVTLIGEARKVEVAIGQLSQLDVRRRQVAVNVRVIDIDLLALERIGTSFSFGINDTQVSNDGGIGFINFGRRTPGTTGISADLTGSTIGTATGIVNGFNNRGFVRDFFLQLQAAVTNGSAKILTDPTLVVQEGQTSEVRLTQEVITNFTQNITGGTGNTPATVSITVQKASAGLILPVQVDRIDDNGFISLSIAPSIARPDQQVAIQLPGTGVIANNFITLLSERRVQSGQFRLRDGQTLVLAGIIEDEDRTTVTKVPILGDIPILGALFRRTDNQNRRREVVVLVTPRILDDSDRSAFGYSFTPGVETQRVLQQQNRR
- a CDS encoding hypothetical protein (IMG reference gene:2510095591); the encoded protein is MSQRDGFSSGFLLGTLIGGVVGGIVGALLTARQLNPAAESSETNGTNSLEGKPTKKKRLFQAGREGVDIEAARRSLEDKIAQLNDAIDDVRQQLGGVNGDPRENAGEQAIAPDPHRPN